The Suncus etruscus isolate mSunEtr1 chromosome 15, mSunEtr1.pri.cur, whole genome shotgun sequence genome contains the following window.
AAGATGGGGTGCAGGGTTCCTGAGCAAGAGGGACCCTCATGACTCTGGGGTAAACGCAGACCCACTCCTGTATGCTGCAAAGGCTTTTGGAAAGGGCATATTTGGGGagcacgggggggggggtgtcctggCTGCAGGATCTTAGAAGGCTGTGATTGAAGGTTAGTTGGGGTACATGGGTCATGAGATCAGGCGGGCACTAAGGGGAGAGGGTGTTTCAAAATCGGGGGGTTGAGTATGACCCAGGAGGGGACTGAAGAATAGTATAGCAGCTAaggggtttgtcttgcacactagTGATCGGGTTTGGTTCTCGGCATCCCTTGGGATCCCATGTAcccccagaaatgattcctgagctcagaacaaggagtaactgctgagcactgccagatgtggccccaaacccaaatttgttgtttggggaactatatgggatcttggggatggaacctgggtctgataggcaaggcaaacgccctcttgctgtgctatcactcctgccccccccctaacattttttaaaaagaaagaaaatgccccAGAATGTCCTTCAGGGTTTCCACTCTCACACCTGCCCTTCTCTTGCCAGACATGCCTGAAACCCTCCCAAACCTTACCGTCCCGGAACTTTTGGAAGTGGGCACAGAGGCAGTTGTGGTCTGTACCCTGGACAAACTATTCCCAGCGTCAGAAGCCGAGATCCACCTTGAGCTGGGGCACAAACAGTTGGAGCCCATGGTCACGTACAACAAGCACTCCATCTCTGCGAAGGCCAAGGTTCCCGTGGCAAACGAGGGGGTGCAGCAGCTGGAATGTACGGTGCTCCTGGGAACAGAGATGCGACAGCAAGAGAAAAGTCTGACTTTCTACAGTAAGTCCTGCGGGGCGTAGCCAGGACTGCGGTGTAATTAACAAAGGGCTGTTTGGGGCGTGGCTTAGGAGGGGGTGTGGCTTTCAGGTGATGTTCCATTGGGGTGTGGCTTACATGGGGCGTGGCTCATTTATGTCCCACCCCCAGGCTTCCTGGCTCCCAACCTTTCCCTGAGTGCCCTGGAGGTGCCACAAGGGACAGAGGTGACAGTGGCCTGCGAGGCCCAGACTGGAGCACTGGTAACGCTGAATGGCGGTGAATCTGAGATCTCGAGGACCCAATTCATATTCAATGCCAGCGCCGCAGACAACGGGAAGAGCTTTTTGTGCTCTGCCCAGCTGGAAGTGGCTGGACAGAGACTGTGGAAGAACCAGACCCGCATGCTCAGCGTCCTGTGTGAGTGATCTCAGGGTGCCAGAAGATCTCCCCACTTTCCCATCTCCCTGAGATTCTTTAACCTCTAGAAGGGGGTTAGGGGCTGGGGGTCAGGGCCCCGGGGCTCAGCCCCTCACGCCTCGCTGTCCTTGCAGACGGCCCCCTTCTAGACACCAGTGATTGCCCGAGGAACTGGACCTGGGACGAGGGCTCCGATCAGACCCTGCGGTGCCGGCCCCGTGGGAACCCCAAGCCCCAGCTGCAGTGTCTCCGGAAGGGGGACAGGGCTCCGCTGCACATTGGGGACCACAGGCCTGTCAAGGAGGAGATCCAGGGCACCTACGTATGTCGGGCCACCAATTCTCAGGGTGTGGTCACTGCTGAAGTGGTCCTGACCGTGAACTGTGAGTGGCAGTGCCTTGGGGTCTGGGCTAGGGTTAGGGAAGGGTGGGGTCGGGCCCCATCCTTACCGGCcaccccttccttctttcttgcaGCCAAGCCTAGGAATCACTTGCCTATTATCATCACCGTGGTAGTTCTGCTAACATTGGCCATTGTGGCTGCTGTAATATACTCCATTAACCGCCAGAGGAAGATCAGAAAATACAAGCTCCAGGAAGCCCAGAAGGCAGAAGCCTTGAAGTTGAAGTTGGCGGCCACCCcgccctgagcccagccagaggCTGATGACCTGCTCAGCCTCCTTCATGGTGGTGGGGTGCTGACATGAATCATGTTGGACAGATGGATGGGTGCTGGCCAGGTCGCCACACCCTTTCCCTAAGATGCCCGGGAATAGGACAGAGACCTTTATGGAAACCTAGATAGCATTTCGGGGCTACACGGAAGAATCCAGATTTCACACTCGCTGCAGCCCCGGAACTGAGCCAAGAGATGGGGACACGACTTGGGGCGAATCCAGTCAGGCCTGTTCAGTGACAGAGTGGGGAAAACTCTACAGTCTTTGTGTGCTTGTGCCCTTCTGATCTAAGGAAGTCACCCTCCTCCCATCCAGACACAAATCACAATCCCTGTTCTTCCTCTTGACTGTGAGAGAGGCCAAGTTCAGGACAGCTGTTATCCGTCCCATGTTGTGAtgacatatttatttgtttgttctttccccggttatttattgtttttggtgtgGGCTTGCACAGTCAGGAGAAAACTTAACTtcctacctacccacccaccccagtCTAATCTCATTCAGGGTCCCCTGGGCACAGTGGTCCAGTCTGTGCACTGTACAAAGGCCTGACTCAAAGGTGATGGGGCTGGGGTGTCCCACAAAATTGGCTAAGCTGCTGCTCCCCAGGAGCTGAGCCACGATGACATGCCCAGAGATAACTTTGGAGCCCTGTTTCTCCCCCTATGTCCTCAATGATACCACCTCACCATCTACATCCatcttgattatttctttttttttttttggattttgggtcacaccccgtggcgctcagggttactcttggctctatgctcagatcgttcctggcaggctccagagaccatatgggatgctgggaatcaaacccaggtccatcctgtgtgcaaggcaaacgccttaccgctgtgctatctctctggcccctatttatttctttgtttgtgggcagtgctcagtgtggtatattaaaatatttccataagatttttctttgtttgttgtcccaccttgaccttccaggtgggggccctgttgagagccgaataaatagtttgggagcgaggtgttggggggcttttgccagagttggctggctggctagatgtgtgttttggagctagaagcaggctgacaaaggactctcttcgcccaaccttttaccccctttttttttttttttttgggtcacacccggcagtgctcaggggttactcctggctgtctgctcagaaatagctcctggcaggcacgggggaccatatgggacaccgggattcgaaccaaccacctttggtcctggatcggctgcttgcaaagcaaacaccgctgtgctatctctccaggcccgtaccccttaaccctcttgtctgtgtggattatttgctgcagataaatattaccaagatctcccctcaAAAGGGGAGGGAATTAGCATCCCCTcaaaaggggatgggaatcaatttctcattctgggagctctgcGAATTCTCAACCAACCAACAAAGGAGCAAACGGGACCCAACACTCAGAGCtgatttctgcactcaggatcacttctagcagctTCTTGGAGAAacccggggatcaaatctgagcctGTGGCTGCATGCCTttccctctgtgctatggctccggcctgCTGCATGGGCTCTTGCTAATAGTTTGGTTCCAGATCAGGGGTAGATCCAGCTCAGCTGCAACCGCAATGCCTCAATCACTGTCTACTTTCTGCTCCGCCACCAAACTACAGTCTCAGGAAACTGCCTTTAATCTTTGCCTTGGTCCACCCACTTCCACCTTCTGGAATCACAACAGAACATTCTGGCCATTCCAAACTCCGGCCATGATGAGGAGGGACCCCCtgtgggaggggaggaagaggaagggtcCCTCTCCTCCCAGTTCCGGAAATGTCTCCCTTGTgcactcccctctcctccccatccTGTCCTGGTGTAGGGCAAGACTGAACCCTCACCCCAGCTGCATCCCTTTATAAACTCCCTGACAGCCCCCCCTCTCATTTCCTCTGGCAAACTATTGCTGCTTTGGGGCTGGGCCCAGCCCTGAAGCTCTAATACAATTTCCAATGCCAAATTTGGATAGTGTCGTGAACAAATTAAAAGACTTTTTCTAGAAAAAGATAGCCATGCctggttttcttttggggagagAGGGGCCACACCCCGGAATGCtcagggggtgactcctggctctatgctcagaaatggctgagcctggcaggctcagaatgggatgctggggatcaaacataggtctgttctaggtcagctgcgtgcaaggcaaaggctacCTCTGCTCTCTCTGGCCATTGCAAtgcctggttttcttttttcttttttcttttttttggtttttgggccacacccggcgttgctcaggggttactgctggctgtctgctcagaaatagctcctggcaggcacgggggaccatatgggacaccgggattcgaaccaaccacctttggtcctggatcggctgcttgcaaggcaaacaccgctgtgctatctctccaggcccaatgccTGGTTTTCTAAAGGGACTCTCCAGTACAGGGTTGGGTGGTGGAGGGGTGTCAGGTCTGCGCAGGGGTTCCCAGGCCTCTGAATCTCCTTAGGCAGGGTGGGGCCTAGGGTGCAGCAAGGCCTGCTTATCTCGAGAAACAGCCTGGGCTGGGCGATCTCCTCTCTAGGGGGGGCTCCCCTCAGTTCCACCTCTGGGGGCCATGGGGTCCCTGCTCCCCTTCCTGCTGCTGGCGTTCCTCGCTGCCACCGCGGACCACCCAGGAGGCAGGGGCCCCCGAAGGCGCTGGACCACCCCTGTGCTGACCACAGGCTCCATCGCCACTTTTTCTCCAACGTCCTTGGAGACCTTGGCGCCTTTCTGGGTGCGCCTGAGCCCCAAGCAGGCCGCCGTGTCGCCGGGGGGTTCCCTGTGGGTCAACTGCAGCAGCAGCTGCCCCCTCCCGCAGGATTCGGGGCTCCGCACCCAGCTGCGGCGTGGAGGAACGCGCACAGGGCCTGGCTGGGTGTCCTACCAGTTGCTGGACGTGAGGGCCTGGAGCTCCGACGTGTATTGCTTCGTCACCTGCGCGGGAGAGACGCGGGGGGCCACGGCCAGGATAACCGCCTACAGTGAGGGTCCCCCCAGTTGGCACGGGGAGCAGCGGGGGGTGGCGTGGGGCTCTGGGATAGGGATGGGAGGTGGCCATCGTGGTGCTCATTGGGGAGGTGCGGGCAGAGGGGTTTCTTTGGCCCCTGGACCCGGCTCAGCGCAcgcttgggtgggtgggtgggtggggtccCCGTGTCGCCGCAGAACGGCCCAGCAGTGTGATCCTGGAGCCTCCGATCTTAGACGGCGGCGAGTACACGCTGCGCTGCCATGTCACGCACGTCTTCCCAGTGGGCTTCCTGGTGGTGATGCTGCGCCGGGGCGGCCGCCTCCTCTACTCCGAGAGCCTGGAGCGCTTCACCGACCTGCATCTGGCCAACGTGACACTGACTTACGTGCTGCGAACCCGGCCCCTGGATTTGGGGCTACCGGTGACGTGCCACGCGCGCCTCTACCTCGATGGCCTGGTCATCCGCAGCAACTCGGCGCCCATGACGCTCCCGGAGCTCAGTGAGGCACCGCCTTAACCTTAGAGGGATGGGACGAGGCGGTGGGGTGAGGGGATGGATGTGTAGGGGGGAAGGATTTCCTCTCCCCATCGGGATCCCAGGTGGACCCCCGCAGTTCCATCCAGCCACCATCACCCCTCTTGCAAACCCCCCACCCCACAGCTCTGCATCCTGCATCCAAAACCTTAGCGTCCGCCTCTATCGCTGCCCTGGCGGGGATCCTTCTTGTCGTGGGGTTCACCTACCTGCGGAAATGCCTGCTGATGCATCagtaggaggagaaagaagaggaggtcCGAGTCAGCTGAGCAGAAGGATCAAAGACAACTCAGGGGTGCCTTTATCCCCAGATCAATAAAACGTTGCACAGCCAGCTTCCATCCCAGGACTTAAAGATTCTGGGCGAAGGAATCTGCACTTGGAAATTCTCTGCgcagtcccttttttttttttctctctctctcacatttcTGGAGTATCCTCAAGAATAAGCTGAGGCATCCCTGACTCGGGGTGCCCTCCTTCCTAGGAGGCTCGGGTCCCCTACATTTCCCCAGCCGGGGTAGTAAGCTGACATCTCTCCTCCAGTTTATTATCAGCAGGGCGCAGACCAGCCAAGCGTAGGCCCTGGGAAGATTTGGGGCTGAACG
Protein-coding sequences here:
- the ICAM1 gene encoding intercellular adhesion molecule 1, producing the protein MRLRAAASKLPALLALLGALLPGECPGGAGYRPGWLPGSGSSPRDPGCVLGLGEAKLSVYPTEATVLRGSTLLVNCSDSCGELGLETPLTKEMVSEGDTWKTFLLSDVQEDGEPMCFSNCGQQDMLSLPITVYWSPESVDLEPLPSWQPVGENLTLSCQIKGGAPRSNLTVVLLRGDEVLSRQPVPGDPTKLAEVTAEVPVRREDHGANFSCRTELDLRSRGLELLENSSAPLKLRTFDMPETLPNLTVPELLEVGTEAVVVCTLDKLFPASEAEIHLELGHKQLEPMVTYNKHSISAKAKVPVANEGVQQLECTVLLGTEMRQQEKSLTFYSFLAPNLSLSALEVPQGTEVTVACEAQTGALVTLNGGESEISRTQFIFNASAADNGKSFLCSAQLEVAGQRLWKNQTRMLSVLYGPLLDTSDCPRNWTWDEGSDQTLRCRPRGNPKPQLQCLRKGDRAPLHIGDHRPVKEEIQGTYVCRATNSQGVVTAEVVLTVNSKPRNHLPIIITVVVLLTLAIVAAVIYSINRQRKIRKYKLQEAQKAEALKLKLAATPP
- the ICAM4 gene encoding intercellular adhesion molecule 4, which encodes MGSLLPFLLLAFLAATADHPGGRGPRRRWTTPVLTTGSIATFSPTSLETLAPFWVRLSPKQAAVSPGGSLWVNCSSSCPLPQDSGLRTQLRRGGTRTGPGWVSYQLLDVRAWSSDVYCFVTCAGETRGATARITAYKRPSSVILEPPILDGGEYTLRCHVTHVFPVGFLVVMLRRGGRLLYSESLERFTDLHLANVTLTYVLRTRPLDLGLPVTCHARLYLDGLVIRSNSAPMTLPELTLHPASKTLASASIAALAGILLVVGFTYLRKCLLMHQ